In Hippoglossus hippoglossus isolate fHipHip1 chromosome 24, fHipHip1.pri, whole genome shotgun sequence, a single genomic region encodes these proteins:
- the rfx6 gene encoding DNA-binding protein RFX6, which yields MPMKRSSESSGRDEAFLIHSLTETLCSSPDAKHTEFNGQTLFPQEDDSGIKSEAEDSNETPSSEDDQDLVDFNSELNIKHSISSSRKTISQIIKDKKKQTQLTLQWLEENYIVCEGVCLPRCILYAHYLDFCRKEKLEPACAATFGKTIRQKFPLLTTRRLGTRGHSKYHYYGIGIKESSAYYHSVYSGKGLTRFSGSKLKNEGGFTRKYSLSSKTGTLLPEFPNAQHLLLQGSIPREKVDTLIMMYKTHCQCILDNAINVNFEEIQNFLLHFWQGMPDHLLPLLENPVIVDIFCVCDSILYKVLTDVLIPATMQEMPESLLADIRSFAKHWEHWLASSLENLPECLAAKKLPIARRFVASLKRQTSFLHLAQIARPALFDQTVVTSMVLDIDNVDLSSISSQPLLSVNSAGDQDPDIYSEYDSITVFQELKELLRKNATVESFIEWLDSVVEHKVIKPGKQSGRTMKKRAQDFLLRWSFFGARVMHNLTLNNASSFGSFHLIRMLLDEYILLALETQFNNDKEQDLQNLLDKYMKNADASKAAFMASPSSCFLANRNKANAAIDQSVKNESVGEQHTYMSLSTNHQQSLEPGAVVYQSSDAAGFTVSGGQLDFSQVSGPLMTPPISPAALVHRGSVINQGPMAGRLLASSSSSACSSSSSSCLSSLTAMTQPSPCSAYPETLYHCLAQTSPGYFPPASGSSTPSYQPTLRSQPQNQCLSSVQSQTSSLAYHLSRYPTFTDQQLSKDLFYNHHPPSVHPSSGGSSCSLTPYGSAVRPTSSYSSGSDPVQTEQTLDAQILDSAEGFGFVGSGLNPSGGCQGQTYAGHTGHTGYYGNSSYLESQRMTSLVDQHVSVISSVSSLRPFPSAYSEVHDPLNILDEPGRKTTGAYFTETETTADHSLPSSGSAPCMFGVPSAFSSQDTLLSQQRVTSSSEVQDLVSSLPPINTVFMGTGGVQ from the exons ATGCCGATGAAACGCAGCAGTGAGAGCTCGGGCAGAGACGAAGCGTTTCTTATTCACTCGTTGACCGAGACTCTGTGCAGCTCGCCGGACGCAAAGCACACAGAGTTCAATGGACAGACACTTTTCCCTCAGGAGGACGATTCTGGGATTAAATCAG AAGCTGAGGACAGCAACGAGACGCCGTCCTCTGAGGACGACCAGGACCTGGTGGACTTCAACTCCGAGCTGAACATCAAACACAGCATCTCGTCCTCCAGGAAAACCATCAGTCAGATCATCAAGGACAAGAAGAAGCAGACACAGCTCACGCTCCAGTG GCTGGAGGAGAACTACATCGTGTGTGAAGGAGTGTGTCTGCCTCGCTGCATCCTCTACGCCCACTACCTGGACTTCTgcaggaaagagaagctggagCCGGCCTGTGCTGCTACATTtgggaag ACGATCCGACAGAAGTTTCCTCTTCTGACGACCAGACGACTGGGCACCAGGGGGCACTCCAA ATATCATTACTATGGAATCGGCATCAAAGAGAGCAGCGCTTACTACCACTCTGTGTATTCTGGAAAAGGTTTGACCAG ATTTTCAGGGAGCAAACTCAAGAatgag GGAGGATTCACCAGGAAATATTCTCTCAGCTCCAAAACTGGAACTTTGCTGCCAGAGTTCCCGAACGCTCAGcatctcctgctgcagggaAGCATCCCCAGAGAAAAG GTGGACACTCTGATCATGATGTATAAAACCCACTGTCAGTGCATCCTGGACAACGCCATCAACGTCAACTTTGAGGAG ATCCAGAACTTCCTGCTGCACTTCTGGCAGGGGATGCCCGACcacctgctgccgctgctggaAAACCCTGTGATCGTCGACATCTTCTGCGTCTGTGACTCCATCCTCTACAAG GTTTTGACAGATGTTCTGATTCCTGCTACGATGCAGGAGATGCCTGAAAG TCTTCTGGCAGATATCCGCAGCTTTGCCAAACACTGGGAACACTGGCTGGCCTCCTCCCTGGAAAAcctcccagaatgccttgcagCTAAGAAACTCCCCATCGCTCGCCGCTTTGTCGCGTCCCTGAAGAGGCAGACCTCCTTCTTACACCTGGCACAG ATAGCTCGTCCGGCGCTGTTTGACCAGACCGTGGTGACGAGCATGGTGCTGGACATCGATAACGTGGATCTGAGCAGCATCAGCTCACAGCCGCTGCTCAGCGTTAACTCGGCTGGAGACCAGGACCCGGACATCTACTCTGAGT ACGACTCCATCACCGTCTtccaggagctgaaggagctgctgagGAAAAACGCCACAGTGGAGTCCTTCATCGAGTGGCTGGACTCGGTGGTGGAGCACAAAGTCATCAAG CCCGGGAAGCAGAGCGGGCGAACGATGAAGAAGCGAGCGCAGGACTTCCTGCTCAGGTGGAGTTTCTTCGGAGCCCGAGTGATGCACAACCTCACGCTCAACAACGCCTCCAGCTTCG GTTCCTTCCATCTGATCCGGATGCTGCTGGACGAGTACATCCTCCTGGCCCTGGAGACTCAGTTCAACAACGACAAGGAGCAGGACCTGCAGAACCTGCTGGACAAGTACATGAAAAATGCAG ATGCCAGTAAAGCAGCGTTCATGGCGTCGCCCAGTTCCTGTTTTCTTGCCAATCGCAACAAGGCCAACGCCGCCATTGACCAGTCGGTGAAGAACGAGTCTGTGGGGGAGCAGCACACCTACATGTCCCTGTCCACCAATCACCAGCAGAGTCTGGAGCCGGGCGCCGTCGTCTACCAGAGCTCAGACGCCGCTGGTTTCACCGTTTCAG GTGGTCAGTTGGACTTCTCTCAGGTCAGCGGGCCCCTCATGACGCCCCCTATCTCCCCAGCAGCGCTGGTGCACCGAGGCTCCGTCATCAACCAGGGGCCCATGGCGGGGAGGCTCCTggcgtcctcctcttcctccgcctgctcctcctcctcctcgtcctgcctctcctctctcactgccATGACCCAGCCGAGCCCCTGCTCCGCCTACCCGGAGACCCTGTACCACTGCTTGGCTCAGACCAGCCCTGGTTACTTCCCCCCGGCGAGCGGCTCCTCGACCCCGAGCTACCAGCCCACACTcag ATCTCAGCCTCAGAATCAGTGTCTGTCCTCGGTTCAGTCTCAGACCTCGTCCCTGGCCTATCACCTCTCACGCTACCCGACCTTCACCGACCAGCAGCTGAGCAAAGACCTGTTCTACAACCACCACCCTCCATCGGTCCATCCCTCGTCCGGGggctccagctgcagcctgaCACCTTACGGCTCCGCAGTCCGACCCACGTCCAGCTACAGTTCAGGGTCGGATCCGGTTCAGACCGAACAGACGCTGGACGCTCAGATCCTGGACTCGGCCGAGGGGTTCGGCTTCGTGGGGTCTGGACTGAACCCCTCGGGTGGGTGTCAGGGACAGACGTACGCtggacacacaggacacaccG GTTACTATGGCAACAGCAGTTACCTGGAGAGCCAGCGGATGACATCACTGGTCGACCAGCACGTGTCCGTCATCAGCAGCGTCAGCAGCCTGCGTCCGTTCCCCTCAGCGTACTCGGAGGTCCACGACCCGCTCAACATCCTGGACGAGCCCGGGAGGAAAACCACAGGGGCTTATTTCACAGAGACGGAAACTACAGCAG ATCACTCGCTGCCCTCGTCGGGATCGGCTCCCTGCATGTTCGGGGTTCCGTCTGCGTTCAGCTCGCAGGACACTCTGTTGTCTCAGCAGCGGGTGACGTCGTCCTCGGAGGTGCAGGACCTGGTGTCCTCGCTGCCGCCCATCAACACCGTGTTCATGGGCACAGGAGGAGTCCAGTGA
- the vgll2a gene encoding transcription cofactor vestigial-like protein 2a isoform X2 produces MSCLDVMYQVFGPQPYFSSYSPYHHQLALYSKMQDPQDSSSRLGPLGPPAIKEEDKELPPGAEYLSSRCVLFTYFQGDISSVVDEHFSRALSQTTAYPASSSHKTVRDSFPMSQRSFPPSFWNSSYQPSVSSTLGGALSAPHTELSFPGDPYATASLHSHLHQPSPEAWHPSHHHHHHHHPYSLGGAIGTQGSAYPRPGVHEMYGAAFDPRYGSLLVPSVRPHHRLTPGSSVSGPNASPCDLGGKGESGTGSTWSGAFTGAGAEIGLNMDTALCYGGLCGSGAALLS; encoded by the exons ATGAGCTGCTTGGATGTGATGTACCAAGTGTTTGGACCTCAGCCTTATTTCAGCTCCTACAGCCCCTATCACCACCAG CTGGCCTTGTATTCCAAAATGCAAGACCCCCAGGACAGCAGCAGCCGGCTCGGCCCCCTGGGGCCCCCGGCGATcaaggaggaggacaaggagctGCCGCCGGGAGCCGAGTACCTGAGCTCCCGCTGCGTCCTCTTCACGTACTTCCAGGGCGACATCAGCTCGGTGGTGGACGAGCACTTCAGCCGAGCGCTCAGCCAGACGACCGCTTACCCTGCCTCCAGCAGCCACAAGACCgtaagag ATTCGTTCCCGATGAGCCAGCGAAGTTTCCCTCCGTCGTTCTGGAACAGCTCGTACCAGCCGTCCGTCTCGTCCACGCTGGGCGGCGCCCTCTCCGCTCCCCACACAGAGCTCTCCTTCCCCGGGGACCCGTACGCCACCGCCTCCCTGCACAGCCACCTCCACCAGCCCAGCCCCGAAGCCTGGCACCcgtcccaccaccaccatcaccaccaccatccgTACTCGCTAGGGGGCGCTATAGGCACCCAGGGCTCGGCGTACCCACGTCCGGGCGTTCACGAGATGTACGGCGCGGCGTTCGACCCGCGGTACGGCTCGCTGCTGGTGCCGTCAGTGAGGCCTCACCACCGGCTGACGCCCGGCAGCTCGGTGTCAGGGCCCAACGCCTCGCCCTGTGACCTCGGGGGGAAGGGCGAGTCGGGGACGGGGTCGACCTGGAGCGGCGCCTTCACCGGAGCCGGAGCAGAAATTGGACTCAACATGGACACAG
- the vgll2a gene encoding transcription cofactor vestigial-like protein 2a isoform X3 translates to MSCLDVMYQVFGPQPYFSSYSPYHHQKLALYSKMQDPQDSSSRLGPLGPPAIKEEDKELPPGAEYLSSRCVLFTYFQGDISSVVDEHFSRALSQTTAYPASSSHKTVRDSFPMSQRSFPPSFWNSSYQPSVSSTLGGALSAPHTELSFPGDPYATASLHSHLHQPSPEAWHPSHHHHHHHHPYSLGGAIGTQGSAYPRPGVHEMYGAAFDPRYGSLLVPSVRPHHRLTPGSSVSGPNASPCDLGGKGESGTGSTWSGAFTGAGAEIGLNMDTGLQGQDKSKDLYWF, encoded by the exons ATGAGCTGCTTGGATGTGATGTACCAAGTGTTTGGACCTCAGCCTTATTTCAGCTCCTACAGCCCCTATCACCACCAG aaGCTGGCCTTGTATTCCAAAATGCAAGACCCCCAGGACAGCAGCAGCCGGCTCGGCCCCCTGGGGCCCCCGGCGATcaaggaggaggacaaggagctGCCGCCGGGAGCCGAGTACCTGAGCTCCCGCTGCGTCCTCTTCACGTACTTCCAGGGCGACATCAGCTCGGTGGTGGACGAGCACTTCAGCCGAGCGCTCAGCCAGACGACCGCTTACCCTGCCTCCAGCAGCCACAAGACCgtaagag ATTCGTTCCCGATGAGCCAGCGAAGTTTCCCTCCGTCGTTCTGGAACAGCTCGTACCAGCCGTCCGTCTCGTCCACGCTGGGCGGCGCCCTCTCCGCTCCCCACACAGAGCTCTCCTTCCCCGGGGACCCGTACGCCACCGCCTCCCTGCACAGCCACCTCCACCAGCCCAGCCCCGAAGCCTGGCACCcgtcccaccaccaccatcaccaccaccatccgTACTCGCTAGGGGGCGCTATAGGCACCCAGGGCTCGGCGTACCCACGTCCGGGCGTTCACGAGATGTACGGCGCGGCGTTCGACCCGCGGTACGGCTCGCTGCTGGTGCCGTCAGTGAGGCCTCACCACCGGCTGACGCCCGGCAGCTCGGTGTCAGGGCCCAACGCCTCGCCCTGTGACCTCGGGGGGAAGGGCGAGTCGGGGACGGGGTCGACCTGGAGCGGCGCCTTCACCGGAGCCGGAGCAGAAATTGGACTCAACATGGACACAG
- the vgll2a gene encoding transcription cofactor vestigial-like protein 2a isoform X1: MSCLDVMYQVFGPQPYFSSYSPYHHQKLALYSKMQDPQDSSSRLGPLGPPAIKEEDKELPPGAEYLSSRCVLFTYFQGDISSVVDEHFSRALSQTTAYPASSSHKTVRDSFPMSQRSFPPSFWNSSYQPSVSSTLGGALSAPHTELSFPGDPYATASLHSHLHQPSPEAWHPSHHHHHHHHPYSLGGAIGTQGSAYPRPGVHEMYGAAFDPRYGSLLVPSVRPHHRLTPGSSVSGPNASPCDLGGKGESGTGSTWSGAFTGAGAEIGLNMDTALCYGGLCGSGAALLS; encoded by the exons ATGAGCTGCTTGGATGTGATGTACCAAGTGTTTGGACCTCAGCCTTATTTCAGCTCCTACAGCCCCTATCACCACCAG aaGCTGGCCTTGTATTCCAAAATGCAAGACCCCCAGGACAGCAGCAGCCGGCTCGGCCCCCTGGGGCCCCCGGCGATcaaggaggaggacaaggagctGCCGCCGGGAGCCGAGTACCTGAGCTCCCGCTGCGTCCTCTTCACGTACTTCCAGGGCGACATCAGCTCGGTGGTGGACGAGCACTTCAGCCGAGCGCTCAGCCAGACGACCGCTTACCCTGCCTCCAGCAGCCACAAGACCgtaagag ATTCGTTCCCGATGAGCCAGCGAAGTTTCCCTCCGTCGTTCTGGAACAGCTCGTACCAGCCGTCCGTCTCGTCCACGCTGGGCGGCGCCCTCTCCGCTCCCCACACAGAGCTCTCCTTCCCCGGGGACCCGTACGCCACCGCCTCCCTGCACAGCCACCTCCACCAGCCCAGCCCCGAAGCCTGGCACCcgtcccaccaccaccatcaccaccaccatccgTACTCGCTAGGGGGCGCTATAGGCACCCAGGGCTCGGCGTACCCACGTCCGGGCGTTCACGAGATGTACGGCGCGGCGTTCGACCCGCGGTACGGCTCGCTGCTGGTGCCGTCAGTGAGGCCTCACCACCGGCTGACGCCCGGCAGCTCGGTGTCAGGGCCCAACGCCTCGCCCTGTGACCTCGGGGGGAAGGGCGAGTCGGGGACGGGGTCGACCTGGAGCGGCGCCTTCACCGGAGCCGGAGCAGAAATTGGACTCAACATGGACACAG